A single genomic interval of Croceibacter atlanticus HTCC2559 harbors:
- a CDS encoding flavin-containing monooxygenase: MLDFIIIGAAQAGLSMAYYLKQQGKSYLVLDKENEVGASWLNRWDSLTLFTPTEFNHLAGMPFPAKKGYYPNKYEVASYFKAYVNEFSIPVQLNCLVEKIEKRDGKFILTSNNGIYEAKQVVVATGPFHIPYTPPCSKLMSKDIFQIHSNYYKNPKQLQEGPAMVVGAGDSGFQILDEISDNGRKTYFSGDTDVKTLPQEILGKTLWWWFTITGFLSFSKNSWIGNKINHSKQPVIGTDVKEILARPQVTAVGRTNDAHDYIIETEKKQLTDVRNVIWATGYRPNFSWIEGLELDHEGYPKHKRGVSTIEGLYFIGLPWLHTRGSATLGGIKKDAEYLSKQIK; encoded by the coding sequence ATGTTAGACTTTATAATAATTGGTGCAGCACAAGCAGGACTTTCCATGGCTTATTATTTAAAGCAACAGGGCAAATCGTATTTAGTTTTAGACAAAGAAAATGAAGTTGGTGCTAGTTGGTTAAATCGTTGGGATTCATTAACCTTATTTACACCAACAGAATTTAACCATTTAGCAGGTATGCCATTTCCCGCTAAAAAAGGGTATTACCCTAACAAATATGAAGTAGCAAGTTATTTTAAGGCTTATGTAAATGAATTTAGCATACCCGTACAATTAAATTGTTTGGTAGAGAAAATTGAAAAAAGAGACGGCAAATTTATTCTTACATCTAATAATGGAATATATGAAGCAAAACAGGTTGTAGTAGCAACAGGTCCTTTTCATATCCCATACACGCCGCCTTGTTCTAAATTAATGTCTAAAGACATATTTCAAATACACAGTAATTATTACAAAAACCCTAAACAATTACAAGAAGGGCCAGCAATGGTAGTTGGTGCTGGAGATAGCGGATTTCAAATTTTAGATGAAATATCCGATAATGGTAGGAAAACTTATTTTTCTGGAGATACAGACGTAAAAACACTACCTCAAGAAATCTTAGGTAAGACATTATGGTGGTGGTTTACCATTACAGGGTTTTTAAGTTTTAGTAAAAACTCTTGGATTGGTAATAAAATAAATCACTCTAAGCAACCAGTAATTGGTACAGATGTAAAAGAGATTTTAGCAAGACCACAAGTTACCGCTGTAGGTAGAACTAATGATGCTCATGATTATATAATTGAAACAGAAAAGAAACAGTTAACCGATGTAAGAAATGTGATATGGGCAACTGGCTATCGTCCAAATTTTAGTTGGATAGAAGGTTTAGAGCTAGATCATGAAGGTTACCCTAAGCACAAACGTGGTGTAAGTACTATTGAAGGCTTATATTTTATAGGATTACCTTGGTTGCACACAAGAGGATCTGCAACTCTAGGTGGCATCAAAAAAGATGCAGAATATTTGTCTAAACAAATAAAATAA
- a CDS encoding DoxX family protein, with protein sequence MHHLITRFERAHKKARHNIWIGWFAIFCRIVLAIGFIPAGFTKIIGERFTALPDMHPMGSYLTALFHTGYYYTAIGVAQVLAGVLLLIPRTATLGALLYFPVILNIALLSFSVRFDGSLLSSPLMLLANIFLLCWDYHKLKFIFPWYHKTSTENLIVANEKTKHFPWRFVVGSFMVFVVIVGFIVVINKTLLMPRNSISDCQQDCMNATNPEACLVFCDCVHNNGSPLNECLECYEKSL encoded by the coding sequence ATGCATCATCTTATAACAAGGTTTGAACGAGCTCATAAAAAAGCCAGACATAATATATGGATTGGGTGGTTTGCTATTTTCTGTAGGATTGTACTTGCTATTGGTTTTATTCCTGCGGGTTTTACAAAGATTATTGGAGAACGTTTCACAGCGCTTCCAGATATGCATCCTATGGGAAGCTATTTAACAGCGTTATTTCATACAGGATATTACTATACAGCAATTGGTGTTGCTCAAGTACTTGCTGGCGTGCTATTGCTTATTCCCAGAACAGCAACATTAGGAGCACTTTTGTATTTTCCTGTTATTTTAAATATTGCGCTACTATCTTTCTCTGTAAGGTTTGATGGTTCTTTGTTGTCATCACCATTAATGCTCTTGGCCAATATATTTTTACTTTGTTGGGATTACCATAAGCTTAAATTTATCTTTCCGTGGTATCATAAAACATCAACGGAAAACTTAATAGTTGCTAATGAAAAAACAAAGCACTTTCCTTGGAGGTTTGTTGTAGGTTCTTTTATGGTGTTTGTGGTAATTGTAGGGTTTATTGTTGTAATAAACAAAACACTACTTATGCCTAGAAATTCAATTTCAGACTGCCAACAAGATTGTATGAATGCCACTAATCCAGAGGCTTGTCTTGTGTTTTGTGATTGTGTACATAACAATGGCTCGCCATTAAATGAATGCTTAGAGTGTTATGAGAAAAGTTTATAA
- the mfd gene encoding transcription-repair coupling factor produces the protein MSKTSISQAFSRSPQFRKLQDTIAQSQENYHKTTLTGLVGSAVSFAIAEAFKQADKPFLAIFNDKEEAAYYLNDFEQLIKDDEVLFYPGSYRRPYQIEETDNANVLLRAEVLNRLNSRRKPALIVTYPDALFEKVVTKKELEKNTLKLSVGEQVSIDFVNEVLFEYKFHRVDFVTEPGEFSLRGGILDVFSFSHDEPFRIEFFGDEVDSIRTFDVETQLSLEQTKKISIIPNVENKLLQESRESFLKYIHHKTIIFSKNTELVFGRIDSNFDKAVQAFKTLNAETKHSEPEELFATGALLKEQLKGFTHFEILNKSTGAADTIQFHTRPQPSFNKQFNLLIENLNENHEDGYHNYIACVSEQQAKRFHDIFDDAELNVKQYETVTVSLYQGFIDDESNSVCYTDHQIFERYHKFNLKNGYAKKQAITLKELTNLTVGDYVTHIDHGIGKFGGLQKIDVEGKKQEAIKLIYGDRDILYLSIHSLHKITKYNGKDGQAPKVYKLGSQAWKKLKQKTKSKVKEIAFNLIKLYAKRRLEKGFAFGPDTTMQLELESSFIYEDTPDQSSATEDVKKDMENERPMDRLVCGDVGFGKTEIAIRAAFKAVDNGKQVAVLVPTTILAFQHHKTFSERLKDFPVTVEYLNRFRSAKERRETIADLEAGKVDIIIGTHQLVNKTVKFKDLGLLIVDEEQKFGVAVKDKLKTIKENVDTLTLTATPIPRTLQFSLMAARDLSTITTPPPNRYPVETNVIRFSEESIRDAVQYEIQRGGQVYFVHNRIENIKEVAGMIQRVVPDAKIGIGHGQMEGKKLEQLMLSFMNGDFDVLVSTTIIESGLDVPNANTIFINNANNFGLSDLHQMRGRVGRSNKKAFCYFITPPYSAMTDDARKRITALEQFSDLGSGFNIAMKDLEIRGAGDLLGGEQSGFINEIGFDTYQKILNEAIEELKETEFKDLYDTKEEDRVFLKDTTIDTDISLLFPDDYINNISERLNLYTELNSISEEKELEAYEKRLLDRFGELPQQAEDLLNSVRVKWIATQVGIEKLILKQGKMIGYFINDQQSPFYQSNTFTKVLQYVQTHPRQVVMKEKKTRNGLRLLVTFDKVKTIDKALEVLKPLDFKSQKAQQEQVS, from the coding sequence ATGAGTAAGACATCTATTTCCCAAGCCTTTTCTCGGTCTCCTCAATTCAGGAAACTGCAGGACACTATTGCCCAATCTCAAGAAAATTATCATAAAACAACCCTTACAGGACTTGTTGGATCTGCCGTATCTTTTGCTATTGCAGAAGCTTTTAAGCAAGCAGACAAACCATTCTTGGCCATATTTAACGATAAGGAAGAAGCAGCTTATTATTTAAATGATTTTGAGCAACTTATAAAAGATGATGAGGTGCTGTTTTATCCCGGAAGCTACAGAAGACCTTACCAAATAGAAGAAACAGATAATGCCAATGTACTACTTAGGGCTGAGGTTTTAAACAGACTTAATTCCAGAAGAAAACCAGCCTTAATCGTTACCTATCCAGATGCACTTTTTGAAAAGGTGGTAACCAAAAAGGAGTTGGAGAAAAACACGCTAAAACTTAGTGTTGGAGAACAGGTTTCTATTGATTTTGTGAATGAAGTATTGTTTGAGTACAAGTTTCATCGTGTAGATTTTGTTACTGAACCAGGCGAATTTTCTTTACGTGGTGGTATTTTAGATGTATTTAGCTTTAGTCACGATGAGCCTTTTAGAATTGAATTTTTTGGGGATGAAGTAGATAGCATAAGAACTTTTGATGTAGAGACACAGTTGTCTTTAGAGCAAACCAAAAAAATTTCGATAATACCTAATGTCGAAAATAAGTTGCTTCAAGAATCTAGAGAAAGCTTCTTGAAATATATTCATCATAAAACTATCATCTTCAGTAAAAATACAGAGCTTGTATTTGGAAGAATAGATTCAAACTTTGATAAGGCTGTACAAGCTTTTAAAACATTAAATGCAGAAACTAAACACAGTGAACCAGAAGAGTTATTTGCTACAGGAGCACTGTTAAAAGAGCAACTTAAAGGATTTACGCATTTTGAAATTTTAAATAAAAGTACTGGTGCGGCAGACACCATACAATTTCATACAAGACCACAACCAAGCTTTAATAAGCAATTTAATTTGCTTATTGAAAATTTAAATGAAAACCATGAAGATGGTTATCACAACTATATAGCTTGCGTAAGTGAACAGCAAGCCAAGCGTTTTCATGATATTTTTGATGATGCAGAGCTTAACGTAAAGCAATATGAAACAGTAACAGTTTCTTTATACCAAGGTTTTATAGATGATGAAAGTAATAGCGTTTGCTATACAGATCATCAAATTTTTGAGCGTTATCATAAATTTAATTTAAAGAATGGCTATGCTAAAAAACAAGCCATTACTTTAAAAGAGCTAACCAACCTTACTGTGGGAGATTATGTTACACATATAGATCACGGTATTGGAAAATTTGGTGGTCTACAGAAAATTGATGTTGAGGGTAAGAAGCAAGAAGCTATTAAGTTAATTTATGGAGATAGAGATATTCTTTACCTAAGCATACATTCACTACACAAAATAACCAAGTATAATGGCAAAGATGGGCAAGCACCTAAAGTTTATAAATTAGGTAGCCAAGCTTGGAAAAAACTGAAACAAAAAACCAAGTCTAAGGTTAAGGAAATAGCTTTTAACCTTATAAAATTATATGCAAAACGACGCCTAGAAAAAGGGTTTGCATTTGGTCCAGATACCACAATGCAACTTGAGTTAGAATCTTCTTTTATATATGAAGACACACCGGATCAAAGTAGTGCTACAGAAGATGTAAAAAAAGATATGGAAAACGAGCGGCCAATGGATCGCTTAGTTTGTGGTGATGTAGGTTTTGGTAAAACCGAAATTGCCATAAGAGCAGCATTTAAGGCTGTAGATAATGGTAAGCAAGTAGCAGTTTTAGTACCAACTACAATCTTGGCGTTTCAGCATCATAAAACATTTAGTGAACGTTTAAAAGATTTTCCTGTCACGGTGGAATATTTAAATAGGTTTAGAAGCGCTAAAGAACGACGAGAAACCATAGCAGATTTAGAGGCAGGTAAGGTAGATATCATTATAGGAACTCACCAATTAGTAAATAAGACTGTAAAGTTTAAAGATTTAGGGCTGTTAATTGTAGATGAAGAACAAAAATTTGGTGTGGCTGTAAAAGACAAGCTAAAAACCATAAAAGAAAATGTAGACACACTTACCTTAACAGCAACACCAATACCTAGAACGCTTCAGTTTAGTTTAATGGCTGCAAGAGATTTAAGTACCATTACAACGCCACCACCAAACAGATATCCTGTTGAGACTAATGTAATTAGATTTTCAGAAGAAAGTATTCGTGATGCTGTGCAATATGAAATACAACGAGGCGGTCAAGTTTATTTTGTACACAACCGTATAGAAAACATTAAGGAAGTTGCTGGTATGATACAACGTGTAGTGCCAGATGCAAAAATTGGAATTGGTCACGGCCAAATGGAAGGAAAAAAACTGGAGCAACTTATGCTAAGTTTTATGAATGGAGATTTTGATGTTCTAGTGTCTACTACAATTATTGAAAGTGGTTTAGATGTACCAAATGCCAATACCATATTTATAAACAATGCCAATAACTTTGGTCTTTCAGATCTTCACCAAATGCGTGGCCGTGTTGGTCGTAGTAATAAAAAGGCATTCTGTTATTTTATTACACCACCATATTCTGCAATGACAGATGATGCCAGAAAACGTATTACAGCGTTGGAGCAATTCTCAGATTTAGGAAGCGGTTTTAATATAGCCATGAAAGATTTAGAAATTCGTGGAGCAGGAGATTTACTTGGAGGTGAGCAAAGCGGATTTATAAATGAAATTGGTTTCGATACCTATCAGAAAATTTTAAATGAAGCTATTGAAGAGCTTAAGGAAACAGAATTTAAAGATCTTTACGACACTAAAGAAGAAGATAGAGTTTTCTTAAAAGACACCACTATAGATACAGATATTAGCCTTTTATTTCCAGATGATTATATAAATAATATTTCTGAACGCTTAAACCTTTATACAGAGCTAAACTCTATTTCTGAAGAGAAGGAACTTGAGGCATACGAAAAACGCCTGTTAGATCGTTTTGGAGAGTTGCCACAACAAGCAGAAGATTTATTAAACTCTGTAAGGGTAAAATGGATAGCTACGCAAGTGGGTATTGAAAAGCTAATACTTAAGCAAGGTAAAATGATTGGCTACTTTATAAACGATCAACAAAGTCCTTTTTACCAAAGTAATACCTTTACTAAGGTTTTACAATATGTGCAAACACATCCTCGTCAAGTAGTTATGAAAGAAAAGAAAACAAGAAACGGCTTAAGGCTTTTAGTTACTTTTGATAAAGTAAAGACAATTGATAAGGCTTTAGAAGTTTTAAAACCTTTAGATTTTAAGTCTCAAAAAGCACAACAAGAACAAGTGTCTTAA
- a CDS encoding lipocalin-like domain-containing protein codes for MKNLILAITFLLCLCSCSNDDDSTNQTSNFETLIVGEWQLIESYDNEELISLGECELMTTFNFDSNNEFGFVDVFTNTNGNCSVFSILIGTYTISESILTYTLSSGDVSQVQITQLNTTTLELTVSTDDGTLTKVYSKISS; via the coding sequence TTGAAGAACCTTATCCTAGCAATTACTTTTCTTTTATGTTTATGCAGTTGCAGTAATGATGATGATAGCACGAACCAAACGTCTAATTTTGAAACTTTAATTGTTGGGGAATGGCAATTAATTGAAAGCTACGATAATGAAGAACTTATTTCTTTAGGAGAATGTGAACTAATGACCACCTTTAATTTTGATAGTAATAATGAATTTGGGTTTGTTGATGTTTTTACAAATACAAATGGTAACTGTAGTGTTTTTAGCATATTAATTGGTACTTATACCATAAGTGAGTCTATTCTCACTTATACATTATCATCTGGAGATGTTTCTCAAGTTCAAATTACCCAACTTAATACCACAACATTAGAACTTACAGTAAGTACAGACGATGGCACATTAACTAAAGTGTACTCTAAAATAAGCTCTTAA
- a CDS encoding lipocalin-like domain-containing protein, translating to MKTFKLILLAAIIACTTASCSSDDDSNNGDVADFNTLIIGQWRLTSEVINGEPEPLDDCETSSTITFSEDTVTSVYVYTNDENECETETPDVSTYTISGNTVTISYDGGSDSGSIETLNNSTLTFSFTDSFGDETEVFTTTYTRVN from the coding sequence ATGAAAACATTTAAACTTATTTTATTAGCTGCAATAATAGCCTGCACCACAGCATCTTGCAGTAGCGACGACGACTCCAACAATGGAGATGTTGCAGATTTCAATACATTAATTATTGGTCAGTGGCGCTTAACTTCTGAAGTAATTAACGGAGAGCCAGAACCTTTAGATGATTGCGAAACCTCTAGCACAATTACATTTAGTGAGGATACTGTAACTTCTGTATATGTTTATACTAATGACGAAAATGAATGTGAAACAGAAACACCAGATGTATCAACCTACACTATTTCTGGAAACACCGTTACTATAAGCTACGATGGCGGTTCAGATAGTGGTTCAATAGAAACACTAAACAACTCTACACTTACATTTTCATTTACAGATTCTTTTGGAGACGAAACAGAAGTGTTTACAACAACTTATACAAGAGTTAATTAA
- a CDS encoding dihydrolipoyl dehydrogenase family protein: protein MAYKHFDVFIIGSGIAGQTCAKKLAKEGLNVAIADDREFGGTCANRGCDPKKVIYGLTHILQRSNDLLGKGITTMPEYSWKDLMAYKCNFTDAVPAVTEEKLEDLNITLYHQSPEFIDQSTISVEGKTVTADKFVIATGLHPRNLGFDGCKLMKVSDDFLELETLPETMIFVGAGYIGMEFAHMAARCGVKVTVIDFAKRPLGNFDEDIVEELVKASKKLGIKFIFEADVRQVKHLRKNYEVEYLKDGKLQTAKAELIFNVAGRVPATEKLKLQKGNIEFNKNGIEVNSYLQNPTNKNVYACGDVSDHAVPLTPFSGREGSTVATNILAELNSKTTSKKKITFPPTPSVCFTIPNVASVGILEADAKNESLEYIVKSGDGKDWYNARRVNTSVYAYKIIIHKETDKILGAHLIGPQASEVINLFSMAIFKEMTAAELKQMVFAYPTWGTDVAAMV from the coding sequence ATGGCCTACAAACATTTTGACGTCTTTATAATAGGATCTGGAATTGCAGGACAAACCTGTGCAAAAAAACTTGCTAAAGAAGGATTAAACGTTGCAATTGCAGACGACAGAGAATTTGGAGGTACTTGTGCTAATAGAGGTTGCGACCCTAAAAAAGTTATTTATGGTCTAACCCATATCTTACAGAGAAGTAATGATCTTTTAGGAAAAGGGATTACCACAATGCCAGAATATTCTTGGAAAGATCTTATGGCCTATAAATGTAACTTTACAGATGCAGTGCCAGCTGTAACAGAAGAAAAGCTTGAAGATTTAAATATCACTTTATACCACCAATCTCCTGAATTTATAGACCAGAGCACTATCTCTGTAGAAGGAAAAACTGTCACTGCAGATAAGTTTGTTATTGCCACAGGTTTACATCCAAGAAACTTAGGATTTGATGGGTGTAAACTCATGAAAGTAAGTGATGATTTTCTTGAGTTAGAAACACTTCCTGAAACTATGATATTTGTAGGCGCAGGTTATATCGGGATGGAGTTTGCCCATATGGCTGCACGTTGCGGTGTAAAGGTTACAGTTATTGATTTTGCCAAACGACCTTTAGGTAATTTTGATGAAGATATAGTTGAAGAACTTGTAAAGGCTTCAAAAAAATTAGGTATTAAATTTATTTTTGAGGCTGATGTAAGACAAGTAAAACATTTAAGAAAAAACTACGAGGTTGAGTATTTAAAAGATGGTAAACTGCAAACTGCAAAGGCAGAACTTATTTTTAATGTAGCGGGACGAGTTCCTGCTACAGAAAAACTTAAACTTCAGAAAGGTAATATTGAATTTAATAAAAATGGGATTGAGGTAAATAGCTATTTGCAAAACCCAACAAATAAAAATGTATATGCCTGTGGAGATGTTAGTGATCACGCAGTACCACTAACGCCTTTTTCCGGCAGAGAAGGAAGTACCGTAGCCACAAATATTTTAGCAGAATTAAACTCCAAAACAACTTCTAAGAAAAAAATTACTTTTCCTCCTACACCATCGGTGTGTTTTACAATACCTAATGTAGCAAGTGTTGGCATTTTAGAAGCCGATGCTAAAAATGAGTCTTTAGAGTATATTGTAAAATCTGGAGATGGTAAAGATTGGTATAATGCTAGAAGAGTAAACACTTCTGTATACGCCTATAAAATAATTATACACAAAGAGACCGATAAGATTTTAGGTGCACATTTAATTGGTCCACAAGCTTCAGAAGTTATCAACCTTTTCTCAATGGCTATATTTAAAGAGATGACAGCTGCAGAGCTTAAACAAATGGTCTTTGCATACCCAACTTGGGGAACAGATGTAGCTGCAATGGTATAA
- a CDS encoding tryptophan-rich sensory protein — protein sequence MKKTLQIVNIVVFAITIFMNYASSAGLFNGATQAEISAKYSNMFTPAGYAFSIWGLIYLLLFGFVIYQSRSLIVKVRDDDFIQKTGWWFTLSCLANSLWCYLFVSDYILASVVVIFFLLFCLFKIVYKNSMELWDAPIAVILFIWWPFVFYSGWLTVACIANVSVYLTKIEWNAFGLSHQFWTIVMIVIATGINLAITWTRNMREFALVGAWALVAISVANYNIEEAVVYCALITGGLLLVSSSVHAIKNKDTSPYQKCLEYLNKEPNS from the coding sequence ATGAAAAAGACCTTACAAATAGTAAACATAGTTGTGTTTGCTATTACAATATTTATGAATTATGCGTCCAGCGCAGGTCTTTTTAACGGTGCAACTCAAGCAGAAATAAGTGCTAAGTATAGTAATATGTTTACGCCAGCTGGTTATGCATTTTCAATTTGGGGTCTTATTTACTTGTTGCTTTTCGGCTTTGTGATTTACCAATCGAGAAGTTTGATTGTTAAAGTTAGGGATGATGATTTTATACAAAAAACAGGTTGGTGGTTTACACTAAGTTGCTTGGCAAATAGCTTGTGGTGTTACTTGTTTGTTTCAGATTATATATTAGCTTCGGTAGTTGTAATTTTTTTCCTGCTGTTTTGTCTATTTAAAATAGTTTATAAAAATAGTATGGAACTTTGGGATGCTCCAATAGCTGTAATTTTATTTATTTGGTGGCCGTTTGTGTTTTATAGTGGCTGGTTAACAGTTGCATGCATTGCAAATGTTTCTGTATATCTTACAAAAATTGAGTGGAATGCTTTTGGACTATCGCATCAGTTTTGGACAATAGTTATGATAGTAATTGCTACTGGTATTAATTTAGCCATTACTTGGACCAGAAACATGCGAGAATTTGCATTGGTAGGTGCTTGGGCACTAGTGGCTATTAGTGTGGCAAACTATAATATAGAGGAAGCTGTTGTTTATTGTGCTTTAATTACTGGAGGGTTATTACTTGTAAGCAGTAGCGTTCATGCTATTAAAAATAAAGATACAAGCCCTTACCAAAAATGTTTAGAGTACTTAAATAAAGAACCGAACTCTTAA